Proteins co-encoded in one Holophagales bacterium genomic window:
- a CDS encoding radical SAM protein, whose protein sequence is MSAPGTVREPAVPPGGRRPQRVLKVVLGLDCTGSCSYCALKKSHGFPRTRLARLDPRVAEEKIREAAGRYDISGLEVGAGETFDQPELWEWLLALNARELNVPVMAFTGGLSKQTPRVLDAIAASSAPVLLLFSYDGRRSERNAANWREVEAAFRAMKARLAGAPHVTLKVTACVTPRDAHRLKENFLSLLDLEPSPFAFRPLKRSFNEAQREEFVRQLAAFLDEASNRGVRLLSAPEAGEWHLGLKRDWTCHRLGVSILPDGRFTDCYVAWYCSDFPTWRTLPSLEGLDRFFTEAEAPPPAACARCLDVFDLCNLCPAGLADFRRSTGEAFYDGGFCRMVNRASLLLLGKALEERPGLEAVVRRGGVETRLRREGRALVLTGPNGNPPLSVDPRDGNAMLPVA, encoded by the coding sequence GTGAGCGCTCCCGGGACCGTCCGCGAGCCCGCGGTCCCTCCGGGGGGGCGGCGGCCGCAGCGCGTCCTGAAGGTCGTCCTCGGCCTCGACTGCACGGGGAGCTGCTCGTACTGCGCGCTGAAGAAGTCGCACGGCTTCCCGAGGACGCGGCTGGCGCGCCTCGACCCGCGCGTCGCCGAGGAGAAGATCCGCGAGGCGGCCGGGAGGTACGACATCTCGGGGCTCGAGGTGGGGGCCGGGGAGACGTTCGACCAGCCCGAGCTCTGGGAGTGGCTCCTCGCCCTGAACGCCAGGGAGCTGAACGTCCCGGTGATGGCCTTCACGGGGGGCCTCTCGAAGCAGACGCCCCGGGTCCTCGACGCGATCGCGGCCTCGTCCGCCCCGGTCCTCCTCCTCTTCTCCTACGACGGCCGCCGGTCCGAGCGGAACGCGGCGAACTGGCGGGAGGTCGAGGCGGCCTTCCGCGCGATGAAGGCGCGTCTCGCCGGCGCGCCGCACGTGACGCTCAAGGTGACGGCGTGCGTCACGCCCCGCGACGCGCACCGCCTGAAGGAGAACTTCCTCTCGCTCCTCGACCTCGAGCCGTCGCCCTTCGCCTTCCGGCCCCTGAAGCGTTCCTTCAACGAGGCCCAGCGGGAGGAGTTCGTGAGGCAGCTCGCCGCGTTCCTCGACGAGGCCTCGAACCGGGGCGTGAGGCTCCTGAGCGCGCCGGAAGCGGGGGAGTGGCACCTCGGCCTGAAGCGCGACTGGACGTGCCACCGGCTCGGAGTCAGCATCCTCCCCGACGGCCGCTTCACCGACTGCTACGTCGCCTGGTACTGCTCCGACTTCCCCACGTGGCGGACGCTCCCCTCGCTCGAGGGGCTCGACCGCTTCTTCACGGAGGCCGAGGCCCCTCCTCCTGCCGCCTGCGCCCGCTGCCTCGACGTGTTCGACCTCTGCAACCTCTGTCCCGCCGGGCTCGCGGACTTCCGGAGGTCGACGGGCGAGGCGTTCTACGACGGCGGTTTCTGCCGGATGGTGAACCGCGCCTCGCTCCTCCTTCTCGGGAAGGCTCTCGAGGAGCGGCCGGGGCTCGAGGCGGTCGTTCGCAGGGGGGGCGTCGAGACCCGGCTCCGACGCGAAGGGCGAGCGCTCGTCCTCACGGGGCCGAACGGGAACCCGCCGCTTTCCGTCGACCCCCGCGACGGGAATGCGATGCTCCCGGTCGCCTGA
- a CDS encoding glycyl-radical enzyme activating protein, with protein sequence MANGDTRGLVFDVQGHSVHDGPGTRTTVFLAGCPLSCVWCCNPEGLFRKPVVVRREVKCKHCGRCVEACPHHAITVNEAGSATFDRAFCDVCTTHECVENCYHEALEVSGKWMTVDDLMAVFKRDRQFWGSRGGVTFSGGEPLLQREFILEMLRRCREARLHTCIETTASVSQNYFFEALEHVDWVFVDIKQMDPARHKELTGVSNDLVLGNIRALAASDWPGFVVVRIPVIPGCNDSEENIRATAKFVKDAGLEVINLLPFHRLGESKYRQLGQNYAFENHPGTPVEALAPLKEIVEAEGLTCYTGWKTPF encoded by the coding sequence ATGGCAAACGGTGATACCAGGGGACTGGTCTTCGACGTCCAGGGCCATTCGGTCCACGACGGGCCGGGGACGCGGACGACGGTGTTCCTCGCCGGCTGCCCGCTGTCCTGCGTCTGGTGCTGCAACCCCGAGGGGCTCTTCCGCAAGCCCGTCGTCGTCCGCCGCGAGGTCAAGTGCAAGCACTGCGGCCGCTGCGTCGAGGCCTGCCCGCACCACGCCATCACCGTGAACGAGGCGGGCTCGGCGACGTTCGACCGGGCCTTCTGCGACGTCTGCACCACGCACGAGTGCGTCGAGAACTGCTACCACGAGGCGCTCGAGGTGAGCGGAAAGTGGATGACCGTGGACGACCTCATGGCGGTCTTCAAGAGGGACCGGCAGTTCTGGGGGAGCCGCGGCGGCGTGACCTTCAGCGGAGGCGAGCCGCTCCTGCAGCGGGAGTTCATCCTGGAGATGCTCCGGCGCTGCCGGGAGGCCCGCCTCCACACCTGCATCGAGACGACGGCAAGCGTCTCGCAGAACTACTTCTTCGAGGCGCTCGAGCACGTGGACTGGGTGTTCGTCGACATCAAGCAGATGGACCCGGCGAGGCACAAGGAGCTGACCGGAGTCTCGAACGACCTCGTCCTCGGCAACATCCGGGCCCTGGCCGCCTCGGACTGGCCGGGGTTCGTCGTCGTGAGGATCCCCGTCATCCCCGGCTGCAACGACTCCGAGGAGAACATCCGGGCGACGGCGAAGTTCGTGAAGGACGCCGGCCTCGAGGTCATCAACCTCCTGCCGTTCCACCGCCTGGGCGAGTCGAAGTACCGCCAGCTCGGCCAGAACTATGCCTTCGAGAACCACCCCGGCACGCCCGTCGAGGCCCTCGCCCCGCTCAAGGAGATCGTCGAGGCCGAGGGGCTGACCTGCTACACGGGCTGGAAGACCCCCTTCTGA
- a CDS encoding DUF4125 family protein yields the protein MTLPPVPGPEALVEEIVQHEWEMMMEAIAGRPELCQERPGGYRTMREITLSALSPDTLRTYLGELRVARLAGRNLVGEKHSRMEEAAPAPPSNAFVPRIVAIETAWMAELTEGFPFTFRGALSDFARALACELGTLSDPTIMLLYRDTLAAREAGRNLARERYETLFRRLAKGTLEEVEAKERAKVPDAI from the coding sequence GTGACGCTCCCGCCTGTGCCCGGTCCCGAAGCGCTCGTCGAGGAGATCGTCCAGCACGAGTGGGAAATGATGATGGAGGCGATCGCCGGCCGGCCCGAGCTCTGCCAGGAACGCCCCGGCGGCTACCGGACGATGCGGGAGATCACGCTCTCCGCCCTCTCGCCCGACACTCTCCGCACCTACCTCGGCGAGCTGCGGGTGGCCCGTCTCGCCGGCCGGAACCTCGTCGGCGAGAAGCACTCCCGGATGGAAGAGGCCGCGCCGGCCCCGCCCTCGAATGCCTTCGTGCCGCGGATCGTCGCGATCGAGACGGCGTGGATGGCGGAGCTGACGGAGGGCTTCCCGTTCACGTTCCGCGGCGCGCTCTCCGACTTCGCGCGGGCCCTCGCGTGCGAGCTCGGCACGCTCTCGGACCCGACGATCATGCTCCTCTACCGCGACACCCTCGCCGCCCGCGAGGCGGGCCGGAACCTCGCCCGGGAGCGGTACGAGACTCTCTTCCGGCGGCTCGCGAAGGGGACGCTCGAGGAGGTCGAGGCGAAGGAGCGGGCGAAGGTCCCGGACGCGATCTGA
- the hpdC gene encoding 4-hydroxyphenylacetate decarboxylase small subunit, which translates to MEMLHHRDCRNFAAVDVAKGICHRTKNMVPADGDRCEECVATPKCKGCRNFTADAKIVEMGVCEASTATPKFFAYPDMVALTCEMFREQ; encoded by the coding sequence ATGGAAATGCTGCACCACCGCGACTGCCGCAACTTCGCCGCGGTCGACGTCGCCAAGGGAATCTGCCACCGCACGAAGAACATGGTCCCGGCCGACGGGGACCGCTGCGAAGAGTGCGTCGCCACGCCGAAGTGCAAGGGCTGCCGCAACTTCACCGCCGACGCGAAGATCGTGGAGATGGGGGTCTGCGAGGCCTCGACCGCCACGCCGAAGTTCTTCGCCTACCCCGACATGGTCGCCCTGACCTGCGAGATGTTCCGCGAGCAGTAA
- a CDS encoding alginate export family protein — MTWEVGAEERVRSEALNNTFDGSDATEDHRLWYRFRTRAWAKATIGTKGEVFVGLNNESRKTVHPDTEFKWDEVIFETAYVDWKIDPSVSVRVGRQNLMKGEGFVLFDGTSGDGSRTAYFNAADVTFGWKKSKVELIGISDPAKDWYLPVINNKDKLLQEWDEAAVGLYYTGRDLPKTAIDGYLFWKSEKDDRRAPTHAQFQPDRQLGILGGRAVQQLPEGFSLTAEAAFEAGSEKPKPGTAGGNKDISAWGGYAYAKKTFPVSWKPSIQVGWVGMSGDDPGTSKVEGWDPLFSRWPKWSELYIYSQVPEKGVAYWTNLSMWQAEVLASPAKFLGLRGTYYYMNALENFNGSPKVFGKGKKRGEMLQARADVTFSKALKGHVLYEYLKPGDFYIGRDSAYFLRFELIYSFKKIFCESPGDGRARPRGAPRLSAVPRARARSSLSRCSL; from the coding sequence ATCACCTGGGAGGTCGGCGCCGAGGAGCGCGTCCGGTCCGAGGCGCTGAACAACACCTTCGACGGCAGCGACGCCACCGAAGACCACCGCCTCTGGTACCGCTTCCGGACCCGCGCCTGGGCGAAGGCGACGATCGGGACGAAGGGAGAGGTCTTCGTCGGGCTCAACAACGAGAGCCGCAAGACGGTCCACCCCGACACGGAGTTCAAGTGGGACGAGGTCATCTTCGAGACGGCCTATGTCGACTGGAAGATCGACCCGTCGGTCTCCGTCCGCGTGGGGCGGCAGAACCTGATGAAGGGCGAGGGCTTCGTCCTTTTCGACGGGACTTCCGGAGACGGCTCGCGGACGGCGTACTTCAACGCCGCCGACGTGACGTTCGGCTGGAAGAAGTCGAAGGTCGAGCTCATCGGCATCTCCGACCCCGCGAAGGACTGGTATCTCCCGGTCATCAACAACAAGGACAAGCTCCTCCAGGAGTGGGACGAGGCGGCCGTCGGCCTCTACTACACGGGTCGCGACCTCCCGAAGACGGCGATCGACGGGTATCTGTTCTGGAAGAGCGAGAAGGACGACCGCCGCGCGCCGACGCACGCGCAGTTCCAGCCCGACCGGCAGCTCGGCATCCTCGGCGGGCGCGCCGTCCAGCAGCTTCCCGAGGGGTTCTCCCTGACTGCGGAAGCGGCCTTCGAGGCCGGGAGCGAGAAGCCGAAGCCGGGAACCGCGGGCGGGAACAAGGACATCTCGGCCTGGGGCGGCTACGCCTACGCGAAGAAGACCTTCCCGGTGTCGTGGAAACCGTCGATCCAGGTCGGGTGGGTCGGGATGTCGGGCGACGACCCGGGGACCTCCAAGGTGGAAGGGTGGGACCCGCTCTTCTCGCGCTGGCCGAAGTGGAGCGAGCTCTACATCTACAGCCAGGTCCCGGAAAAGGGCGTCGCCTACTGGACGAACCTCTCCATGTGGCAGGCCGAGGTCCTCGCGAGCCCGGCGAAGTTCCTGGGCCTCCGGGGGACGTACTACTACATGAACGCCCTCGAGAACTTCAACGGGAGCCCGAAGGTCTTCGGCAAGGGAAAGAAGCGGGGCGAGATGCTCCAGGCCCGGGCCGACGTCACCTTCTCGAAGGCGCTCAAGGGCCACGTCCTCTACGAGTACCTGAAGCCCGGCGACTTCTACATCGGGCGCGACTCGGCCTACTTCCTCAGGTTCGAGCTCATCTACAGCTTCAAGAAGATCTTCTGCGAATCACCTGGTGATGGCCGTGCCCGGCCCCGCGGCGCCCCCCGGCTTTCCGCCGTCCCCCGCGCCCGGGCACGGTCGTCCCTTTCCCGATGCTCCCTATAA
- a CDS encoding MFS transporter, translating to MWGFAFAGAPMAQFVLAQVVKPKLGAAQKGLDEAVKAILPNADALQGKELATAIAGKLKEPGTLEIPAVRDALATLTAAWRGEMMVLGVIVFAALVLAVIVAKQSPDSYGMKPFGGMPAPAGGAAPAAEYDWGVGEAFSKYAIWAAILTFLTSMMAEFLIWTQVVSYWTQDVGFSLAKATQTYAVIGLIGIFSMPIMGKIADKVVAVMGNEVKGRKAMLMVGPGTGVLACLFLLGTKQSDVFAYVACFIFAVYWAIVPGGVVGYTGAIYGRKTLGKIWGLATMIVMGIGPFLGSFIGGWLKDVSGSYTYSIYYALGSFVLSIVLATTLPLKAEPKVRVPVGAAVAPGRAS from the coding sequence ATGTGGGGCTTCGCCTTCGCGGGCGCCCCGATGGCGCAGTTCGTCCTCGCCCAGGTCGTCAAGCCCAAGCTCGGCGCCGCCCAGAAGGGGCTCGACGAGGCGGTCAAGGCGATCCTGCCGAACGCGGACGCCCTCCAGGGCAAGGAGCTCGCCACGGCGATCGCCGGCAAGCTCAAGGAGCCCGGGACCCTCGAGATCCCGGCGGTCAGGGACGCGCTCGCGACCCTCACCGCCGCCTGGCGCGGCGAGATGATGGTCCTCGGGGTCATCGTCTTCGCAGCCCTCGTCCTCGCCGTCATCGTCGCCAAGCAGTCCCCCGACTCCTACGGCATGAAGCCGTTCGGCGGGATGCCGGCTCCCGCGGGCGGAGCGGCTCCGGCCGCCGAGTACGACTGGGGCGTCGGCGAGGCGTTCTCGAAGTACGCGATCTGGGCCGCGATCCTCACGTTCCTCACGTCGATGATGGCCGAGTTCCTCATCTGGACGCAGGTCGTCAGCTACTGGACGCAGGACGTCGGCTTCAGCCTCGCCAAGGCCACGCAGACCTACGCCGTCATCGGCCTCATCGGCATCTTCTCGATGCCGATCATGGGCAAGATCGCGGACAAGGTCGTCGCGGTCATGGGGAACGAGGTCAAGGGGCGCAAGGCGATGCTCATGGTCGGCCCGGGCACGGGCGTCCTCGCCTGCCTCTTCCTCCTCGGCACGAAGCAGAGCGACGTCTTCGCCTACGTCGCCTGCTTCATCTTCGCGGTCTACTGGGCGATCGTCCCCGGCGGCGTCGTCGGGTACACGGGCGCCATCTACGGCCGCAAGACCCTCGGCAAGATCTGGGGCCTCGCCACGATGATCGTCATGGGCATCGGGCCGTTCCTCGGCTCGTTCATCGGCGGCTGGCTGAAGGACGTCTCCGGCAGCTACACCTACTCGATCTACTACGCGCTCGGCTCCTTCGTCCTCTCGATCGTCCTCGCGACGACGCTCCCGCTCAAGGCGGAGCCGAAGGTCCGCGTGCCGGTCGGCGCGGCGGTCGCGCCCGGACGCGCGAGCTGA
- the hpdB gene encoding 4-hydroxyphenylacetate decarboxylase large subunit, with the protein MPKKLKEVLADAGVSMENEAGGHAPKSLTDREVKKAPHPRVEKLRDVFMQTLSSANNEFPYWYTREYFLHDNEIPVVRRAMALKAAFSHTTPVIFPGELLVMHKAPFFRGSFPMPWLSEGFYMAKEDELYQDALKRGSTSVDEHSKFGQGGGNVVKSFGKVVSVAGKFGVRQEEIPALLKIARSWVGKSVDDLGHKYETMVPGYETKEAIMRNIVCMFDSGYTLPQGREVINYYYPLHLGFDGIIALAKEMKAKVAGRADGDGLTGMNRLYNYEAVIIATEGLQAWVRNYAKEARRLESIEKDAVQKAEYKGIAERLEWLEHNAPRTFIEAFQMIETMHLAVLNEDAISGMSPGRIAQVLFPWFDQDIKAGRITEDEVVELLELDRVVKTSIDCFASAGVVGGVLSGNTFNTVSCGGLQKNGNHACNRLEYLLLEAGMRNVMPQSTLAVLYDEKLPEDYLLLATECIKTGGGYPAFMNNQVGMEFLKHHYGPEGMDIEDARAWAIGGCLESSACTWKPITLNGTTYWIPGGAGQPTSVGVHFISMPKILELTLWDGVDQRTGERVFKAHGRKLETFDELFAQFKLYWQEAVHILDLTNNIQHDIWRKNNMAVINSYMKPDCLDKGHLINELGYRYNATYNVESAGTITMINSMAALKKIVYDDRKVSLDEYRTAMKDNFGFKTAKEVNSFSLADQEKREDGPGKWDKLHFMALQAPKYGNDDAYVDNILLEWENFFCKDCYNYESLNAKPLYACQISVSTHGAMGSATIATADGRLAGTTFADASLSAFPGTDRNGPYALLNSAAIWDHSMSQNSQLNIKIHPSAIQGDEGAKKLLDLTRAYMRKGGFHVQYNIVDSKVLKDAQKNPQNYRDLMVRVAGFTQYWVEIGKPVQDELIARTEYEGV; encoded by the coding sequence ATGCCGAAGAAACTGAAGGAAGTACTGGCGGACGCCGGCGTCTCGATGGAGAACGAGGCCGGGGGTCACGCCCCCAAGAGCCTCACCGACCGGGAGGTCAAGAAGGCGCCGCACCCGCGCGTCGAGAAGCTGCGGGACGTCTTCATGCAGACGCTCTCGTCGGCCAACAACGAGTTCCCGTACTGGTACACGCGCGAGTACTTCCTGCACGACAACGAGATCCCGGTCGTGCGCCGCGCGATGGCCCTGAAGGCCGCCTTCTCGCACACGACGCCCGTGATCTTCCCGGGCGAGCTCCTCGTCATGCACAAGGCGCCGTTCTTCCGCGGCTCCTTCCCGATGCCGTGGCTCTCCGAGGGCTTCTACATGGCCAAGGAGGACGAGCTCTACCAGGATGCGCTGAAGCGCGGCTCCACGTCGGTCGACGAGCACTCCAAGTTCGGCCAGGGCGGCGGCAACGTCGTCAAGAGCTTCGGCAAGGTCGTCAGCGTCGCCGGCAAATTCGGCGTGAGGCAGGAAGAGATCCCCGCCCTCCTCAAGATCGCACGCTCGTGGGTCGGGAAGTCCGTCGACGACCTCGGCCACAAGTACGAGACGATGGTCCCCGGCTACGAGACCAAGGAAGCGATCATGCGGAACATCGTCTGCATGTTCGACTCCGGCTACACGCTCCCGCAGGGGCGCGAGGTCATCAACTACTACTACCCGCTCCACCTCGGGTTCGACGGCATCATCGCCCTCGCGAAGGAGATGAAGGCCAAGGTCGCCGGCCGCGCCGACGGCGACGGCCTCACCGGTATGAACCGCCTCTACAACTACGAGGCGGTCATCATCGCGACCGAAGGCCTCCAGGCCTGGGTCCGCAACTACGCCAAGGAAGCGCGCCGCCTCGAGTCGATCGAGAAGGACGCCGTCCAGAAGGCCGAGTACAAGGGAATCGCCGAGCGCCTCGAGTGGCTCGAGCACAACGCCCCCCGGACCTTCATCGAAGCCTTCCAGATGATCGAGACGATGCACCTGGCCGTCCTGAACGAGGACGCCATCTCGGGGATGTCCCCGGGCCGCATCGCCCAGGTCCTCTTCCCCTGGTTCGACCAGGACATCAAGGCGGGCCGGATCACCGAGGACGAGGTCGTCGAGCTCCTCGAGCTCGACCGCGTCGTGAAGACCTCCATCGACTGCTTCGCCTCGGCGGGCGTCGTCGGCGGCGTCCTCTCCGGCAACACGTTCAACACCGTGTCGTGCGGCGGCCTCCAGAAGAACGGGAACCACGCCTGCAACCGGCTCGAGTACCTCCTCCTCGAGGCGGGTATGCGGAACGTGATGCCGCAATCGACCCTCGCGGTCCTCTACGACGAGAAGCTCCCCGAGGACTACCTGCTGCTCGCCACCGAGTGCATCAAGACCGGCGGCGGCTACCCGGCGTTCATGAACAACCAGGTCGGCATGGAGTTCCTCAAGCACCACTACGGCCCCGAGGGGATGGACATCGAGGACGCGCGCGCCTGGGCGATCGGCGGCTGCCTCGAGAGCTCGGCCTGCACCTGGAAGCCGATCACGCTGAACGGGACGACCTACTGGATCCCGGGCGGCGCCGGCCAGCCGACCTCCGTCGGCGTCCACTTCATCTCGATGCCGAAGATCCTCGAGCTGACGCTGTGGGACGGCGTCGACCAGCGGACCGGCGAGCGCGTCTTCAAGGCGCACGGCAGGAAGCTCGAGACGTTCGACGAGCTCTTCGCCCAGTTCAAGCTCTACTGGCAGGAAGCCGTCCACATCCTGGACCTGACGAACAACATCCAGCACGACATCTGGCGCAAGAACAACATGGCGGTCATCAACTCGTACATGAAGCCCGACTGCCTCGACAAGGGCCACCTCATCAACGAGCTCGGCTACCGCTACAACGCGACCTACAACGTCGAATCCGCCGGGACGATCACGATGATCAACTCGATGGCGGCCCTCAAGAAGATCGTCTACGACGACAGGAAGGTCTCCCTCGACGAGTACCGGACGGCGATGAAGGACAACTTCGGCTTCAAGACGGCGAAGGAAGTCAACTCCTTCTCGCTCGCCGACCAGGAGAAGCGCGAGGACGGCCCCGGCAAGTGGGACAAGCTCCACTTCATGGCGCTGCAGGCGCCGAAGTACGGCAACGACGACGCGTACGTCGACAACATCCTCCTCGAGTGGGAAAACTTCTTCTGCAAGGACTGCTACAACTACGAGTCGCTCAACGCCAAGCCGCTCTACGCGTGCCAGATCTCGGTCTCCACGCACGGCGCCATGGGCTCGGCGACGATCGCGACCGCCGACGGCCGCCTCGCGGGGACGACGTTCGCCGACGCTTCGCTGTCGGCCTTCCCGGGCACGGACCGCAACGGCCCGTACGCGCTCCTGAACTCCGCCGCGATCTGGGACCACAGCATGTCGCAGAACTCCCAGCTCAACATCAAGATCCACCCGAGCGCGATCCAGGGCGACGAGGGCGCGAAGAAGCTCCTCGACCTCACCCGGGCCTACATGCGCAAGGGCGGCTTCCACGTCCAGTACAACATCGTCGACTCCAAGGTCCTCAAGGACGCCCAGAAGAACCCGCAGAACTACCGTGACCTGATGGTCCGCGTCGCCGGGTTCACGCAGTACTGGGTCGAGATCGGCAAGCCGGTCCAGGACGAGCTCATCGCCCGGACCGAGTACGAGGGGGTTTGA
- a CDS encoding DUF4125 family protein codes for MPAISLPERDTLVEEIVEREWDMMKAVVSDGRSLCQERPGTFRAMREMSHSVLSRDTLASYLGDLRNAFAEGRNLVTEKYARMEEKISPVSECPLIPRIVAIELEWMRELCADFPATFQASMAYFARYEACELETYSDSTLTLLYRDVLAARESGRNLVRERYENLFRRLGKGTIAEVEAGGRERAALEAGGAS; via the coding sequence ATGCCCGCGATCTCCCTTCCGGAACGCGACACCCTCGTCGAAGAAATCGTCGAGCGCGAGTGGGACATGATGAAGGCGGTCGTCTCGGACGGCCGCTCGCTCTGCCAGGAGCGGCCCGGCACGTTTCGCGCGATGCGCGAGATGAGCCACTCCGTCCTCTCGCGGGACACGCTTGCCTCGTACCTCGGCGACCTGAGGAACGCCTTCGCCGAGGGCCGGAACCTCGTCACCGAGAAGTACGCCCGCATGGAGGAGAAGATCTCCCCCGTCTCGGAGTGCCCGCTCATCCCCCGGATCGTCGCGATCGAGCTGGAGTGGATGAGGGAGCTCTGTGCGGACTTCCCCGCCACGTTCCAGGCCTCGATGGCGTACTTCGCGCGTTACGAGGCGTGCGAGCTGGAGACGTACTCCGACTCGACACTGACGCTCCTCTACCGCGACGTCCTCGCGGCCCGCGAGAGCGGCCGGAACCTCGTCCGCGAGCGGTACGAAAACCTCTTCCGCAGGCTCGGGAAGGGGACGATCGCCGAGGTCGAGGCGGGGGGGCGGGAGAGGGCTGCCCTCGAGGCGGGAGGCGCCTCGTGA